In a single window of the Pseudohongiella acticola genome:
- a CDS encoding urease subunit beta, giving the protein MVPGEVRTATDVIELNAGRETITVSVVNTGDRPVQIGSHYHFAEVNPALRLDRSRVRGFHLNIAAGTAVRFEPGQSREVELVAYAGDRRVFGFRGDVMGPLD; this is encoded by the coding sequence CTGGTTCCAGGCGAGGTTCGAACCGCAACCGATGTCATTGAACTCAATGCTGGCAGAGAAACAATCACAGTATCTGTTGTAAATACAGGTGACAGGCCAGTACAGATCGGTTCGCATTATCATTTTGCCGAGGTCAATCCCGCCTTGCGCCTTGACCGCAGTCGAGTGCGTGGTTTCCACCTTAATATCGCAGCAGGCACTGCTGTTCGTTTCGAACCGGGACAAAGCCGTGAAGTCGAACTGGTAGCGTATGCAGGTGACCGCAGAGTGTTTGGCTTTCGTGGTGATGTTATGGGCCCCCTGGACTAG
- a CDS encoding urease subunit gamma: MELLPREKDKLLLFTAALLAERRLARGLKLNYPEAVALISMEIMEGARDGRSVAELMSYGKEILSIDQVMDGVASMIPEVQVEATFPDGTKLVTVHDPIN; encoded by the coding sequence ATGGAACTACTGCCCAGAGAGAAAGACAAACTGCTGCTTTTCACCGCTGCGCTGCTGGCCGAACGCAGACTGGCGCGAGGATTGAAACTCAATTACCCGGAAGCGGTGGCACTGATTTCCATGGAGATCATGGAAGGTGCGCGCGACGGTCGCTCTGTTGCGGAACTGATGAGTTACGGGAAAGAAATATTGTCTATCGATCAGGTCATGGATGGAGTTGCCAGCATGATTCCCGAGGTTCAGGTAGAAGCGACGTTTCCTGATGGCACCAAGCTGGTGACTGTTCATGATCCGATCAACTAG
- a CDS encoding urease accessory protein UreD → MSAVLAEPIAETASGSEWHASLALTFRQRARGCRLTSCIHQGPLYVQKPFYPEGTGIAHIYLLHPPGGLVSGDRLTIDLDLQKGTRVLVTTPGAGRIYRARGDRRLQQQSQVFELAANAVLEWLPQEMIVFPGAYGRTDTTVNMSAGSTYLGWEICCLGLPVSDLPFTHGELHQRLIIRMEGMPVLLENLHLNEASFDLIAASVGMNACPVSGVFVAGPFPGHPDEASLQALMSNLRDTLSTLSHAGQANVTLMNGFLIGRYLGHSSEEARRVFIGFWQVVRPFLTGSKMCPPRIWAT, encoded by the coding sequence ATGAGTGCCGTGCTGGCTGAACCGATTGCCGAGACGGCATCGGGAAGTGAGTGGCACGCCAGCCTGGCGCTGACATTCAGGCAGCGGGCGCGTGGTTGTCGCCTGACCAGCTGTATACATCAGGGCCCCCTGTATGTGCAGAAACCTTTTTATCCCGAAGGTACTGGTATCGCGCATATCTATCTTTTGCATCCGCCGGGAGGTCTGGTGTCGGGAGACCGACTCACGATCGATCTTGATTTGCAGAAGGGCACACGGGTGCTGGTGACAACGCCGGGAGCTGGCCGTATCTACCGCGCTCGTGGCGATCGTCGTTTGCAACAGCAGAGTCAGGTATTCGAACTGGCAGCGAATGCGGTGCTGGAGTGGCTTCCGCAGGAAATGATTGTGTTCCCGGGTGCCTATGGCCGCACCGATACCACAGTCAATATGAGCGCCGGCAGTACCTATCTGGGTTGGGAGATATGCTGCCTTGGGTTGCCCGTCAGCGATCTGCCGTTCACACATGGTGAGCTGCATCAGCGACTAATTATCCGCATGGAGGGCATGCCGGTGTTGCTGGAGAACCTGCACCTAAATGAGGCATCTTTCGACCTGATAGCAGCAAGCGTGGGCATGAACGCCTGTCCCGTGAGTGGTGTTTTTGTCGCCGGGCCGTTTCCCGGACATCCTGATGAGGCTAGCCTGCAAGCACTAATGAGCAACCTGCGTGACACGCTGTCGACACTCAGTCATGCAGGTCAGGCCAATGTCACTCTTATGAACGGCTTCCTTATCGGGCGTTATCTGGGGCACAGCTCCGAAGAAGCCCGGCGGGTGTTTATCGGGTTCTGGCAGGTTGTGCGCCCGTTCTTGACCGGCAGTAAAATGTGCCCGCCGCGCATATGGGCAACATAG